From a region of the Bacteroidales bacterium genome:
- a CDS encoding ABC transporter permease produces MNVFRQFGNNIFLRIVNIAGLAIMLVCLLISAGYIKHELNFDRHHTNADLIVRMTLQFDNGSVDGRIYGNAIDDVLRELPEIDRTVKMYNITTAVLTYQGDRHIVNDFYMVNREFLNVFDIPLLFDNKDEVLQRENQVLISESFARQLFGDLNFEEVQSSEISIENRRLHSQPFFISGIFEDFPEASHFHTDILLYCPDNLELYTYTYLLLKNKTDINTLAQKITELTAEKGIYLQSQPRVLLMPLTDIHLHSHNLREMSVNGNIHYIYLIIGANILLLIVVFFNLWLNASLIFSYNRRYYQILRLHGASSSVIIKKETLSALLMSTLSIIIGVLVAYYVLSHGFTFVQFSVIDIIMLCLIFLLSVVFVSLMPALKGISYTLFLNTDNDLKPVRFSYSNVKYMITAQYAVVMIVVILAFGINKQMNLVKDTQVGGNDRTILVMAEQPEQVMTNFALLKTEMMKHTEIESITTSFQLPGDAIRDVTQVRREDDPDWKQLPILITGEDFLPFFNINLIAGQGFSPAKYDYYTEMEMFIDRLQYQKYSENIEEYVINRKALAVLGFSSPEEAIGEMLRIEHSTIDYFRQGVIIGVTDDFNYTGLYEETIPLLMMQRRMFQFCILARLAPDRFMESRAVFEKVWNEVNPDYPPNYIFMKDLFGNMYRNEMNAQQLVYIFSLLCFLIADLGLIIFMAFIIRRRTKEIGIRKVHGASVGEIIRMLNMNFIRYIALAFIIAVPVAYYIMHRWLERFAYRVSLDLWIFVLAGFIVLLISFASVSFQSWRAATINPVDAIEKG; encoded by the coding sequence ATGAATGTTTTTAGACAGTTTGGAAATAATATTTTTCTGCGTATAGTAAATATTGCAGGATTAGCTATTATGCTTGTTTGTTTGTTGATTTCGGCAGGATATATTAAACACGAACTGAATTTCGACCGCCACCACACTAATGCTGACCTCATCGTACGTATGACTTTGCAATTTGACAACGGGTCTGTTGATGGCCGCATCTATGGAAATGCTATTGATGATGTATTGCGGGAATTACCTGAAATAGACCGAACGGTAAAAATGTACAATATTACTACTGCAGTGTTGACTTATCAAGGTGATCGTCATATAGTCAATGATTTCTATATGGTAAATCGTGAATTTTTAAATGTGTTTGATATTCCGTTGTTATTTGACAACAAAGACGAAGTTTTGCAACGAGAAAATCAGGTGTTGATAAGCGAAAGTTTTGCACGGCAGTTATTCGGTGACCTTAACTTTGAAGAAGTTCAATCGTCCGAGATTTCGATTGAAAATCGTAGATTACACAGTCAACCCTTTTTCATTTCAGGAATTTTTGAAGATTTTCCTGAAGCGTCACATTTTCATACAGATATTTTACTGTATTGTCCCGACAACTTGGAATTATATACTTATACGTACTTGTTGTTGAAAAATAAAACGGATATCAATACATTAGCACAGAAAATAACTGAACTTACCGCGGAAAAAGGTATATACCTGCAATCACAGCCCAGAGTATTATTGATGCCGCTGACCGACATACACCTTCATAGTCATAATCTCAGAGAAATGAGTGTTAACGGCAACATTCATTATATTTATTTGATTATCGGTGCAAATATACTTTTACTTATTGTAGTGTTTTTTAATTTATGGTTGAACGCAAGCCTGATTTTTTCATACAACCGTCGTTATTATCAGATATTACGCTTGCATGGAGCTTCTTCTTCTGTGATAATAAAAAAAGAAACTCTGTCGGCATTGCTTATGAGTACATTATCAATTATTATAGGTGTACTGGTCGCATATTACGTTTTATCACACGGATTTACTTTCGTGCAATTTTCTGTTATTGACATAATTATGTTATGTTTGATATTTTTATTGTCAGTAGTTTTTGTATCTCTTATGCCGGCGCTAAAAGGTATTTCCTACACGTTATTTCTGAATACTGATAACGATTTGAAACCTGTCAGGTTTTCGTATTCTAATGTTAAATATATGATAACGGCACAATATGCCGTGGTAATGATAGTGGTAATTCTTGCCTTTGGTATTAATAAGCAGATGAATTTGGTAAAAGATACACAAGTCGGGGGAAATGATCGGACTATTCTCGTCATGGCTGAACAGCCAGAACAAGTGATGACAAACTTTGCTTTACTGAAAACGGAAATGATGAAACATACGGAAATAGAATCTATCACAACATCGTTTCAATTACCAGGAGATGCAATACGCGATGTAACACAAGTAAGAAGGGAAGATGATCCGGATTGGAAGCAATTGCCGATTCTGATTACAGGAGAGGATTTTCTTCCGTTTTTTAACATCAACTTAATTGCAGGACAAGGTTTTTCTCCTGCAAAATATGATTATTATACCGAAATGGAGATGTTTATTGACCGGCTTCAATATCAAAAATACTCGGAAAATATTGAAGAATATGTTATTAATCGTAAAGCTTTGGCCGTTCTCGGATTTAGTTCTCCCGAAGAAGCAATCGGCGAAATGCTGCGTATTGAGCACAGTACGATTGATTATTTTCGACAGGGTGTTATTATTGGCGTAACTGACGATTTTAATTATACCGGATTATACGAAGAAACTATTCCTTTGCTGATGATGCAGCGTCGCATGTTCCAATTTTGTATTTTGGCTCGGCTTGCTCCCGACCGCTTTATGGAATCGCGTGCCGTTTTTGAAAAGGTTTGGAATGAGGTTAATCCCGATTATCCTCCAAATTATATTTTTATGAAAGATCTGTTCGGCAATATGTATCGCAATGAAATGAATGCTCAACAATTGGTGTATATTTTTTCGTTGTTATGCTTTTTAATTGCCGATTTAGGATTGATTATTTTCATGGCATTTATTATAAGACGACGAACTAAAGAAATCGGTATTCGAAAAGTACACGGAGCAAGTGTCGGTGAAATAATCCGGATGCTCAATATGAATTTTATTCGCTATATTGCTTTGGCTTTTATAATCGCTGTACCTGTGGCATATTATATTATGCATCGTTGGTTGGAGCGGTTTGCCTACCGGGTGTCACTTGACTTATGGATATTTGTATTGGCCGGATTTATTGTATTACTGATTTCGTTTGCTTCTGTTTCGTTTCAAAGTTGGCGGGCAGCAACAATTAATCCGGTGGATGCTATTGAAAAAGGATAA
- the sulP gene encoding sulfate permease, which produces MKFTDYISFKPRLFTSLKTYNKQKFFADLLSGVIVGIIALPMAIAFGIASGVSPEKGIITAIVAGFLISFFGGSDVQIGGPTGAFIVIVYGIVQQFGETGLIIATIMAGLILLLMGFFKLGSVIKFIPYPIVVGFTSGIAVTIFSTQINDFFGLKMTDIPSDFIHKWGAYFQNFSNTNFVELGVGILSLLIIIFTPKLIKKIPGSLIAIIVLTIIVFFLNKYNIFGFEIETIGNRYAINANLPRPITPKIDFAAIQQLLPAAFSIAILGAIESLLSATVADGVLGTKHDSNTELIGQGIANIITPLFGGIPATGAIARTMANINNGGRTPVAGMIHAVILLLILLFLGSLTKYIPMACLAAILIIVAYNMSEWRTFKSLLKNPLHDVIVLLLTFFLTVIFDLTIAIQFGLLIAAVLFMKRVYDTSKISVITNVVDINQEIDVKSNEEKLILPDGVEVYEIDGPFFFGIANKLEEMMKLRDVKPKVRIIRMRKVPFIDSTGIHNLETLYRSSKNSKVQIILSGVNDDVLKALINSGFADEIGRDNICSHIDEAVVKARWLVESE; this is translated from the coding sequence ATGAAGTTTACCGATTATATTTCGTTTAAACCCAGATTATTTACTTCTCTGAAAACTTACAATAAACAGAAGTTTTTCGCCGATTTATTATCCGGTGTTATTGTGGGAATAATTGCTTTACCTATGGCTATTGCATTTGGCATTGCTTCGGGAGTAAGTCCGGAGAAAGGAATAATTACAGCAATTGTTGCAGGTTTTTTAATTTCTTTCTTCGGGGGTTCCGATGTTCAAATAGGCGGACCAACCGGGGCGTTTATTGTAATTGTTTATGGAATAGTGCAGCAATTCGGTGAAACCGGATTAATTATTGCAACAATTATGGCCGGACTTATACTTCTTTTAATGGGATTTTTCAAGCTCGGTTCAGTAATAAAATTTATTCCTTACCCTATTGTTGTCGGCTTTACCAGCGGTATAGCTGTAACAATTTTTTCGACACAAATAAATGATTTTTTCGGATTAAAGATGACGGACATTCCATCTGATTTTATTCATAAATGGGGAGCTTATTTTCAAAACTTTTCGAACACAAACTTTGTGGAATTAGGCGTTGGCATTTTATCATTATTAATAATTATTTTCACGCCAAAACTTATAAAAAAGATTCCGGGATCATTAATCGCAATAATCGTTCTGACTATCATCGTTTTCTTTTTAAACAAATACAATATTTTCGGATTCGAAATTGAAACTATAGGAAACAGGTATGCAATTAATGCGAATTTACCGAGACCTATTACACCGAAAATAGATTTTGCCGCTATACAACAACTCTTACCGGCAGCTTTTTCTATTGCAATACTCGGCGCTATTGAAAGCTTGCTCTCAGCTACTGTTGCAGACGGTGTGCTCGGGACAAAACACGATTCAAACACTGAACTTATCGGACAAGGTATTGCAAATATAATTACTCCCCTCTTCGGTGGGATTCCCGCAACAGGAGCAATTGCCAGAACAATGGCAAATATAAACAACGGCGGCCGCACGCCTGTCGCCGGAATGATTCATGCGGTTATCTTACTTTTAATATTACTCTTTCTGGGAAGTCTCACAAAATATATTCCGATGGCTTGTTTAGCTGCAATATTAATTATTGTTGCATATAATATGAGCGAATGGAGAACATTCAAATCATTATTAAAAAATCCGCTTCACGATGTTATAGTTTTATTGCTAACTTTTTTCTTGACTGTGATTTTCGATTTAACAATAGCAATTCAATTCGGTTTATTGATAGCAGCTGTTTTATTTATGAAACGAGTTTACGATACTTCGAAAATATCCGTAATTACTAATGTTGTTGATATTAATCAAGAAATTGATGTAAAATCCAATGAAGAAAAATTAATTTTACCGGATGGTGTTGAAGTTTACGAAATAGACGGACCATTCTTCTTCGGAATTGCAAATAAACTGGAAGAAATGATGAAGCTAAGGGACGTAAAACCGAAAGTCCGTATCATCAGAATGCGTAAAGTACCGTTTATAGATTCCACCGGAATCCATAACTTAGAAACACTTTACAGGTCATCAAAAAATTCAAAAGTACAAATAATTTTATCCGGCGTTAATGATGATGTTCTAAAGGCATTAATTAATTCCGGTTTTGCTGATGAAATAGGTCGGGATAATATTTGTTCGCATATTGATGAGGCTGTCGTTAAAGCACGTTGGTTGGTTGAAAGCGAATAA
- the cls gene encoding cardiolipin synthase — protein sequence MGTSTIFSLIFSIIYLLLIIGTILIVISENRNPSKTIAWLLLLVFLPAIGIIMYFIFGQDSRNKKFKGTSYQDFSDELINSLSEYPEKLDLRSNKEKVRKEYHTLVELLEKSDNSWMTYGNDVEVITLGTRKFELLITDLESAQNHIHMEYFYFRKDETGKKIREILMRKASQGVEVRFIHENVANIAVSPRFYNKMKKAGVEVVRFTKNRLSWIRRQLNFRDHRKIVIIDGKVGYLGGMNIGNEYVDDWRDTHLRIKGQAVNVLQSTFLYYFFCSGGKKIKNFNPYFPPYNIYSENLMQIVPESPASKWQYLQFSMIHLINITQKYIYIQTPYYLPPEPLLQALQTAALRGVDVRIMLSHKSDFAFMDPAIHSYYEESLQAGIKIFERFDKFMHAKSLVADDYISIIGSANLDFRSLELSFEINSYIYDENIAFQNKHIFLKEMELCEELFLEEWIKRPWYKKLAESVMRLLSPLL from the coding sequence ATGGGCACATCAACTATTTTTTCTTTGATCTTTTCAATAATTTATCTTTTATTGATTATCGGCACAATATTAATTGTTATTTCCGAAAATAGAAATCCCTCAAAAACAATCGCTTGGCTTCTACTTTTAGTTTTTCTACCGGCGATAGGAATTATCATGTATTTTATTTTCGGTCAGGATAGTAGAAATAAAAAATTTAAGGGCACTTCTTATCAGGACTTTTCAGACGAGCTTATTAATTCTCTTAGCGAATATCCGGAAAAACTTGATTTACGATCTAACAAAGAGAAAGTTAGAAAGGAATATCATACTTTAGTGGAATTATTAGAAAAGAGCGACAATTCTTGGATGACGTACGGGAATGATGTAGAAGTAATAACATTGGGAACGCGGAAATTCGAGTTACTTATAACAGACTTAGAAAGTGCACAAAATCATATTCATATGGAATATTTTTACTTTCGAAAAGATGAAACCGGTAAAAAAATCAGAGAAATATTGATGCGAAAAGCTTCGCAAGGTGTGGAAGTACGTTTTATTCATGAGAATGTTGCCAATATCGCAGTTTCGCCGCGATTTTATAATAAGATGAAAAAAGCCGGCGTAGAAGTTGTAAGATTTACAAAAAATAGGCTTTCATGGATAAGACGGCAATTGAATTTCCGTGATCACCGTAAAATTGTAATTATTGACGGTAAAGTCGGTTATTTAGGCGGAATGAATATAGGTAATGAATATGTTGATGATTGGAGAGATACTCATTTGCGAATTAAAGGTCAGGCTGTAAATGTTTTACAATCAACTTTTTTATACTATTTTTTCTGTTCGGGCGGAAAGAAAATTAAAAATTTCAATCCGTATTTTCCTCCTTATAATATTTATTCTGAAAATCTGATGCAAATTGTTCCGGAGTCACCTGCTTCAAAATGGCAATATTTACAGTTTTCAATGATTCATCTTATCAACATTACCCAGAAATACATTTACATTCAAACACCATATTATTTACCACCCGAACCATTATTGCAAGCATTACAAACCGCAGCTCTAAGAGGTGTAGATGTTCGAATAATGCTTTCTCATAAATCCGACTTTGCCTTTATGGATCCGGCAATTCATTCATATTATGAAGAATCGTTACAAGCAGGAATTAAAATTTTTGAACGGTTTGATAAATTTATGCATGCAAAATCTTTAGTTGCCGATGATTACATATCAATAATAGGTTCTGCAAATTTAGATTTTAGAAGTCTGGAGTTAAGTTTTGAAATTAACAGTTATATCTATGATGAAAATATTGCATTTCAAAACAAGCATATTTTTTTAAAAGAAATGGAATTATGTGAAGAATTATTTCTGGAAGAATGGATAAAACGTCCGTGGTATAAAAAATTAGCGGAATCGGTAATGAGATTGCTAAGTCCGTTGCTATAA
- a CDS encoding Type 1 glutamine amidotransferase-like domain-containing protein, which translates to MKTLFLSSLFMDVTNIFQEYVQEDLKGKSITFIPTASIPETIKSYVIKAKKAFEKMGLIVDELEITESSKEKIAEKLKHNNYIYVSGGNTFFLLQELKRKEADKMIIEQINSGKLYIGESAGSMILSPNIEYVKDMDDCTIAEDLTDFFALNVIDFYPVPHQGNFPFVKSVKKIISKYDSKLNLCVINNSQVISVEDKKINILSK; encoded by the coding sequence ATGAAGACTCTATTTTTATCATCATTATTCATGGATGTAACGAATATTTTCCAAGAGTATGTTCAAGAAGATTTGAAGGGAAAAAGTATAACTTTTATTCCTACCGCAAGCATTCCAGAAACAATAAAATCTTATGTAATAAAAGCGAAGAAGGCTTTTGAAAAAATGGGATTAATTGTTGATGAACTGGAAATTACAGAATCATCAAAAGAAAAGATCGCGGAAAAACTCAAGCACAACAATTATATTTACGTTTCGGGAGGAAATACATTTTTTCTACTTCAGGAATTAAAAAGAAAAGAGGCTGATAAAATGATTATCGAACAGATTAATTCGGGAAAATTATATATCGGTGAATCAGCTGGTTCAATGATTTTATCACCGAACATTGAATATGTAAAAGATATGGATGATTGTACAATTGCCGAAGATTTAACCGATTTTTTCGCTTTAAATGTAATTGATTTCTATCCGGTTCCTCATCAAGGAAATTTTCCATTTGTGAAATCGGTAAAAAAAATCATTTCAAAATATGATTCGAAACTAAATCTGTGTGTGATAAACAATTCACAGGTAATTTCGGTCGAAGACAAAAAAATAAATATTTTATCAAAATAA
- a CDS encoding tyrosine-protein phosphatase: MKNNIKLLLFCGIIATFSVACTSSGKNDKAVYEGKDISNDVRILRDKVTKEARMEIDIIGDWNLYAGESVETIDFTKPVLMGIAVGTYPIPLKQEDRNRRIYFQLVTENAKTILAERHLPMEGGYNFRDIGGYKTSDDNYVCWGKLFRSDDLSNLTKTDLTYLSTIPIKTIVDFRSESEIEQAPDKIPHGTKKRFEINIEPGNILSGIDMNFTSPNTADTLMMIMNETFVLDSTIIASYKYFFELIQDNENIPLIYHCSAGKDRTGMATALILYSLGVPEETIMHDYLLSNVYLTNKYETYIKQYPGMASVFTVKEEFLQAGISKIKETYGSIENFLQEELDVDLNKMKNMFLY, encoded by the coding sequence ATGAAAAACAACATTAAATTATTACTATTCTGCGGAATTATCGCAACTTTTTCCGTAGCTTGCACATCATCAGGTAAAAACGACAAAGCGGTTTATGAAGGAAAAGATATAAGCAATGACGTTAGAATTCTGCGAGACAAAGTTACTAAAGAAGCAAGAATGGAAATTGATATTATCGGCGATTGGAATTTATATGCCGGAGAATCCGTGGAAACAATAGATTTCACAAAACCGGTTTTGATGGGAATTGCGGTTGGAACCTATCCTATTCCTTTAAAACAGGAAGATAGAAACAGAAGAATATATTTTCAATTAGTTACAGAAAATGCGAAAACTATTTTGGCCGAGCGGCACCTGCCGATGGAAGGCGGTTATAATTTTCGTGATATCGGCGGATATAAAACTTCTGATGATAATTACGTTTGCTGGGGAAAACTTTTTCGTTCCGATGATTTATCCAACTTAACGAAAACCGATTTAACTTATTTGTCAACTATTCCTATTAAAACAATTGTGGATTTCAGATCGGAAAGCGAAATTGAACAAGCGCCGGACAAAATTCCGCACGGAACAAAAAAACGTTTCGAAATAAATATTGAACCCGGAAATATTTTATCCGGTATTGACATGAATTTTACATCGCCAAATACTGCGGATACTTTGATGATGATAATGAATGAAACTTTTGTTCTTGATTCAACAATTATTGCTTCATATAAATATTTTTTCGAATTGATTCAAGATAATGAAAATATTCCATTAATTTACCATTGCTCAGCGGGGAAAGACCGAACAGGAATGGCAACTGCTCTGATTCTTTATTCGCTTGGAGTTCCTGAAGAAACCATTATGCATGATTATCTTTTATCTAATGTTTATTTGACAAACAAATACGAAACATACATAAAACAATATCCTGGAATGGCTTCCGTATTTACCGTTAAAGAAGAATTTTTACAAGCCGGAATTAGCAAGATAAAAGAGACTTACGGTTCTATCGAAAATTTTCTTCAAGAAGAGTTAGATGTAGATTTGAATAAGATGAAAAATATGTTTCTCTATTAA
- a CDS encoding 2-oxoacid:acceptor oxidoreductase family protein — protein MTEEIIIAGFGGQGVLSMGKIIAYSGVMQDLEVCWMPSYGPEMRGGTANVTVIVSDSQISSPVLHQFDTAIILNQPSMDKFESTVKPGGVLLYDPNGITKPPTRKDINVYKIDATELAAEMGNVKIFNMIVLGAYLKIRPVVKLENVMKGLAKSIPTRHHHLLPLNEDAIKKGGEHVVKA, from the coding sequence ATGACAGAAGAAATTATTATTGCCGGTTTTGGCGGACAAGGTGTTTTGTCAATGGGTAAAATTATTGCCTATTCCGGTGTTATGCAAGATCTTGAAGTTTGTTGGATGCCGTCTTACGGTCCTGAAATGCGTGGTGGAACAGCTAATGTAACTGTAATTGTGAGTGATTCTCAAATTAGCTCACCGGTTCTGCATCAGTTTGATACTGCGATTATTCTCAACCAACCTTCTATGGATAAATTCGAATCTACAGTAAAACCGGGCGGAGTATTATTATATGATCCGAACGGGATTACAAAACCACCTACACGTAAAGATATTAATGTTTATAAAATTGATGCTACCGAATTGGCGGCGGAAATGGGAAACGTTAAGATTTTCAACATGATAGTATTGGGCGCTTATTTAAAAATCCGCCCCGTTGTTAAATTGGAAAATGTGATGAAAGGTTTGGCAAAATCTATTCCAACAAGACATCATCATTTACTTCCGCTTAATGAAGACGCCATTAAAAAAGGCGGTGAACATGTTGTAAAAGCTTAG
- a CDS encoding 2-oxoglutarate oxidoreductase, producing MELKDIIKEENIVYKKSKLILDNVMHYCPGCSHGVIHKLIAEVIDEMDIQEKTIGVSPVGCSVFAYNYIDIDWQEAAHGRAPAVGTAIKRLLPEKFVFTYQGDGDLASIGAAEILHACNRGEDIVCIFVNNAIYGMTGGQMAPTTLVGMKTATTPYGRDVELNGYPMKMTELVAQLPGTCYVTRQSVETAAAVRKTKKAIRKAFENQKEKRGTSFIEVVSTCNSGWKVDPVKANKWMQDHMFKFYQLGDLKDATKPEGSEYEQYIKE from the coding sequence ATGGAACTTAAAGATATTATCAAAGAAGAAAATATCGTTTATAAAAAATCAAAATTGATTTTAGACAATGTAATGCACTATTGTCCTGGTTGCAGCCATGGCGTTATTCATAAACTTATTGCTGAAGTTATTGATGAAATGGATATCCAGGAAAAAACTATCGGCGTTTCGCCTGTTGGTTGCTCTGTTTTTGCTTATAATTATATTGATATAGACTGGCAAGAAGCAGCTCACGGCCGTGCTCCGGCTGTAGGTACCGCTATCAAACGTTTACTTCCTGAAAAATTCGTTTTCACTTATCAAGGTGACGGCGATTTGGCTTCTATCGGCGCAGCGGAAATTCTTCACGCATGCAACAGGGGAGAAGATATTGTTTGTATTTTTGTTAATAATGCTATCTATGGTATGACCGGAGGACAAATGGCTCCGACAACTTTAGTTGGTATGAAAACAGCTACTACTCCTTACGGACGCGATGTTGAACTTAACGGTTATCCGATGAAAATGACGGAATTGGTTGCTCAACTGCCGGGAACTTGCTATGTTACTCGTCAATCCGTAGAGACAGCAGCAGCAGTTCGTAAAACAAAGAAAGCTATCAGAAAAGCTTTTGAAAACCAAAAAGAAAAACGCGGAACTTCTTTTATTGAAGTAGTTTCTACATGTAACTCAGGATGGAAAGTAGATCCGGTGAAAGCTAATAAATGGATGCAAGACCATATGTTTAAATTTTATCAATTAGGAGACTTGAAGGATGCAACAAAACCTGAAGGTTCCGAGTATGAACAATATATTAAAGAATAA
- a CDS encoding 3-methyl-2-oxobutanoate dehydrogenase subunit VorB: MMGELRLMKGNEVIAEAAIRAGVDGYFGYPITPQSEVMETLMLRKPWEETGMVVLQAESEVASINMVYGGAACGKMVMTSSSSPGFSLMQEGMSYLAGAELPCVVVNVVRGGPGLGTIQPSQADYFQAVKGGGHGDYHAIVLAPNSVQEMNDFVTLAFDLAFKYRTPAVILSDGAIGQMMEKVVLNDFVPRRTEEQIRKQCGDWCTIGSKNHRVVTSLELDSSVMEKRNIELLKKYAEIQKEVLFEEYMVDDADYLFVAFGLASRICKKAIEMARAKGHKVGLIRPITLYPFPTKVIHDRGIKTKGILCVEMNAGQMIEDVKLAVECKVPVEWAGRYGGIIPSPDEILEAFETKIIGG, encoded by the coding sequence AAGCCGCTATCCGTGCAGGTGTCGACGGTTATTTCGGTTATCCTATTACCCCTCAGTCCGAAGTTATGGAAACCCTCATGTTACGTAAGCCTTGGGAAGAAACCGGAATGGTTGTTTTACAAGCCGAAAGTGAGGTCGCCTCTATTAATATGGTTTATGGAGGTGCAGCCTGCGGTAAAATGGTTATGACTTCTTCGTCAAGTCCTGGATTCAGTTTGATGCAAGAAGGTATGTCTTACCTTGCAGGTGCCGAATTACCTTGTGTAGTTGTTAATGTGGTACGCGGTGGTCCGGGTCTCGGAACAATTCAACCTTCACAAGCCGATTATTTTCAGGCAGTTAAAGGTGGCGGTCATGGGGACTATCATGCTATTGTTTTGGCTCCTAATTCAGTGCAAGAAATGAATGATTTCGTAACTCTTGCTTTCGACCTCGCATTTAAATATCGTACACCGGCGGTTATCCTTTCCGACGGCGCTATCGGTCAAATGATGGAAAAAGTAGTTCTTAATGACTTTGTTCCTCGCCGCACTGAAGAACAGATCAGAAAACAATGCGGTGATTGGTGCACTATCGGTAGTAAAAACCATAGAGTTGTTACTTCCCTTGAACTTGATTCCTCTGTAATGGAAAAAAGAAATATTGAACTTCTGAAAAAATATGCAGAAATTCAGAAAGAAGTTCTTTTCGAAGAATATATGGTTGATGATGCGGATTATCTTTTTGTTGCCTTCGGATTAGCTTCCAGAATTTGTAAGAAAGCTATTGAAATGGCTCGTGCTAAAGGTCACAAAGTCGGATTAATCAGACCGATTACCCTTTATCCTTTCCCAACTAAAGTTATCCATGATCGCGGTATTAAAACAAAAGGTATCCTTTGTGTTGAAATGAATGCCGGTCAAATGATTGAGGATGTTAAACTCGCGGTTGAATGTAAAGTTCCTGTAGAATGGGCTGGCCGTTACGGCGGTATCATCCCTTCACCCGATGAAATACTTGAAGCTTTTGAAACTAAAATTATTGGAGGATAG